Proteins from a genomic interval of Clostridium sp. 'deep sea':
- a CDS encoding gamma-glutamyl-gamma-aminobutyrate hydrolase family protein, whose protein sequence is MKPMIGITCFYDWKNEVMRQNQTYVNAVHKAGGIPVLLPSVNDEEVIQGMLDGIDGLLVSGGPDVGAHLFGEEPHKDLGGISPLMDEFEIELIRRAAAQNVPILGICRGEQVLNIALGGTLYQDIYSQLDTTIQHRQQAPRQYAAHSVKIEEDSKLAELLGTEIRVNSYHHQAVKDVAPGLKVVAYAPDRIIEAIESKNKEEFIIGVQWHPEGMWNSSYNYDNLFNEFIKESTKKQA, encoded by the coding sequence ATGAAACCAATGATAGGAATAACATGTTTTTATGACTGGAAAAACGAAGTAATGAGACAAAATCAAACCTATGTTAATGCAGTGCATAAGGCTGGTGGAATCCCAGTTTTACTACCATCAGTAAACGATGAAGAGGTTATTCAAGGTATGTTAGATGGAATTGATGGATTATTAGTATCTGGTGGCCCAGATGTTGGTGCTCATCTTTTTGGAGAAGAACCCCATAAAGACTTAGGTGGTATTTCTCCCCTCATGGATGAATTCGAAATCGAGTTAATCAGAAGAGCAGCAGCTCAAAATGTTCCTATTTTAGGAATTTGTAGAGGAGAACAGGTTTTAAATATTGCCTTAGGTGGTACACTATATCAAGACATCTACAGCCAGTTGGATACAACAATTCAACATCGACAGCAAGCCCCAAGACAATACGCAGCTCATTCTGTTAAAATAGAAGAAGATAGTAAATTAGCAGAATTACTGGGTACTGAAATAAGAGTAAATAGTTACCATCATCAGGCTGTAAAAGACGTAGCCCCAGGATTAAAAGTTGTTGCATATGCTCCAGATAGAATAATTGAGGCCATTGAGTCAAAAAATAAAGAGGAGTTTATTATTGGAGTTCAGTGGCATCCTGAGGGAATGTGGAACAGTAGTTACAACTATGATAACTTATTTAATGAGTTCATAAAAGAATCAACTAAGAAACAAGCATAG
- a CDS encoding TIGR01906 family membrane protein encodes MKKIRRTIAFLTIAALIFSTILLVNLFYWATNSEFYEQTQLKNKVSSVVELNQQQINTINKSIIKYLTLRLNSIDIKCPIQSTHIFNAKEISHMVDVKKLFIYGYVFVAVASLIIVIVIIKLLLNKCLKSIIKITVITPFILIIMSVIIISVVLLDFNYWFNIFHKIIFTNNSWLLNPQTDTLIQIMPLKFFTSMFTHIVITSIISLAVLMILGFLTTKLLKKVMVTK; translated from the coding sequence TTGAAAAAAATACGGCGTACTATAGCATTCCTAACTATAGCTGCTTTAATTTTTTCCACAATACTGTTAGTTAACCTGTTTTATTGGGCTACTAATAGTGAGTTTTATGAACAAACACAACTTAAAAATAAGGTTAGTAGTGTAGTAGAACTAAATCAGCAGCAAATTAATACTATAAATAAAAGTATTATAAAATACTTAACCTTAAGGTTAAATAGTATAGATATAAAGTGTCCAATTCAATCAACTCATATCTTTAATGCTAAAGAAATATCTCATATGGTAGATGTAAAAAAACTTTTTATATATGGTTATGTTTTTGTAGCAGTAGCTAGTTTAATAATTGTTATAGTAATTATTAAACTACTATTAAATAAATGCCTAAAATCAATAATTAAAATAACAGTAATAACACCCTTTATTTTAATAATAATGAGCGTAATAATAATATCGGTTGTTTTACTAGACTTTAATTACTGGTTTAACATTTTTCATAAAATTATATTCACTAATAATTCATGGTTGTTAAATCCTCAAACCGATACCTTAATTCAAATAATGCCCTTAAAATTTTTTACAAGCATGTTTACACATATTGTAATAACCTCAATTATTAGTTTAGCAGTATTAATGATATTAGGATTTTTAACAACAAAGTTACTCAAAAAAGTGATGGTTACTAAATAG
- a CDS encoding type II toxin-antitoxin system PemK/MazF family toxin has protein sequence MIIKRGEVYQADLNPVVGSEQGGKRPVLVIQNDIGNAYSPTVIVAAITSQINKSRLPTHVELLAEECGLEKDSVLLLEQVRTIDKQRLIQRITELDPKIMSYVNEALKISLGLVCF, from the coding sequence ATGATTATTAAACGTGGAGAAGTATATCAAGCAGATTTAAACCCAGTTGTTGGATCTGAACAAGGAGGAAAAAGACCCGTTCTAGTGATTCAAAATGATATAGGAAATGCCTATAGTCCAACGGTTATTGTTGCCGCAATAACATCTCAAATTAATAAATCACGCCTTCCTACCCATGTTGAATTACTAGCAGAAGAATGTGGCTTAGAGAAAGATTCGGTACTACTTTTAGAGCAAGTCAGAACCATTGATAAACAAAGATTAATACAAAGAATTACAGAACTTGACCCTAAAATAATGTCTTATGTAAATGAAGCCTTAAAAATAAGTTTAGGTCTAGTATGTTTCTAA
- a CDS encoding PD-(D/E)XK nuclease family protein — MYQHRDYPEKSWSASKLESFYSCKRQYYFNAYGHWNGWEFDADERTKQIYRLKKIQNCYTLSGQLLHEQIKNVFNYRVDNPQTMLTAIRTSLNDSVKNSIHKKSYWQQKPNRLTMLHEYYYGKGINKQLGNQIIDRMKTCLTNFFKSDIYHDFKAGTIKIIENEEQGFPHFTFNDYKIYCILDMLYKKGDNYYIVDWKTGKPAAEENRRQMVVYALYVLSQYQNISLANIKGINKYLLSGETIEYNFTSEDVVDCRDMLENSITKMENYLENKEQNQPKNELVFEANVGRHCKMCNFVGICQEAQATNQVAVTKELGQ, encoded by the coding sequence ATGTATCAACATCGTGATTATCCCGAAAAATCTTGGTCAGCTTCAAAGTTAGAGTCTTTTTATAGCTGTAAAAGACAGTACTACTTTAATGCCTATGGTCATTGGAATGGTTGGGAGTTTGATGCAGACGAGCGTACAAAACAAATATATAGATTAAAAAAGATTCAAAATTGCTACACCTTAAGTGGTCAACTATTACACGAACAGATTAAAAATGTATTTAATTATCGAGTTGATAACCCTCAAACCATGTTGACAGCTATTAGAACTAGCTTAAATGACTCTGTTAAAAATTCAATACACAAAAAGTCTTATTGGCAGCAAAAGCCTAATAGGCTTACTATGTTACATGAGTACTACTATGGTAAGGGCATAAATAAACAGTTAGGGAATCAAATAATAGATCGTATGAAAACCTGTTTAACTAACTTTTTTAAGAGTGATATATATCATGATTTTAAAGCTGGAACTATTAAAATAATAGAAAATGAAGAGCAAGGTTTTCCTCATTTTACATTTAACGATTATAAAATATACTGTATCCTTGATATGCTCTATAAAAAGGGTGACAACTACTATATAGTAGATTGGAAAACAGGTAAACCTGCAGCTGAAGAAAATCGCAGACAAATGGTAGTGTATGCTTTATACGTTTTAAGCCAATACCAAAATATATCTCTTGCTAATATAAAAGGGATTAATAAATACTTACTCTCAGGTGAAACCATAGAATATAACTTTACAAGTGAAGATGTAGTGGACTGTAGAGATATGTTAGAAAATAGTATAACTAAAATGGAAAACTACTTAGAGAATAAAGAGCAAAATCAACCTAAAAATGAACTAGTGTTTGAGGCTAATGTGGGTAGACATTGCAAAATGTGTAACTTTGTAGGTATTTGCCAAGAGGCTCAAGCTACTAACCAAGTTGCAGTAACTAAAGAGCTAGGGCAATAA
- a CDS encoding UvrD-helicase domain-containing protein: protein MISKPEWNEEEKYLNRVMKVIEDDYEQTTAQCDKRSGELNDYRKYLWENRRDFNNLFEIAEYEDRLREDLRGYEVSMHRKKVLERALKMPYFGRVDFIETGEKITDNLYIGLASIINREQFEILVTDWRAPAAGMYYDFEVGPASYTAPDGLIEGEVILKRQFKIKNGKLVLAVDTGIRIDDEILLQTLSKSRNPHMQQIVYSIQREQNRVIRDRSSRYLWIQGVAGSGKTSIALHRIAYLLYHRSKHLKSDNFIVFSPNQVFIDYISDVLPELGEENARQITFFDCAVKTLANYNLQIEDVSEQLELLMQQKPNKRKQIAKYKMSPEFIKVLDLYLQYLKQFKWKFRNVIFAKRKVFTASDAEYLFNQEYAHLPLSERIEQVKNRIVFLISSKYKSVHEEKLKQAVIEAFPKINAFRLYKKLYHNPQLWSEIGVKDLPKKLDQLCRYTVESLNKGKLLYEDVAPLMYMQNFIEGLNIDATVNHVVVDEVQDYTLLQLRLIRAMFADADYTLLGDINQSIHPLNFWQLAEGSKSFTENCKIVELNRCYRSTIEIAELAKFILPQQKLEIIKREGQKPTLHTIAKDNLMPELVNLLRSLSKYESIAVICKTLSRCKEVYKELEQQGMQVKMLTGSSRKFTNGVTILPSYVSKGLEFDAVIVLDADEATYNSKTERRLLYTLTTRALHDLHFFAQQPLRLLQKALANNLLCK from the coding sequence ATGATTTCAAAACCAGAGTGGAATGAAGAAGAAAAATACCTTAATAGAGTAATGAAAGTTATAGAAGACGATTATGAGCAGACCACTGCCCAATGTGATAAAAGATCTGGAGAGCTAAATGACTATCGTAAGTATTTATGGGAAAATCGAAGAGATTTTAATAACTTATTCGAGATAGCCGAATATGAAGACCGCTTACGAGAAGATTTAAGAGGTTATGAGGTTTCTATGCATCGAAAGAAGGTACTAGAGAGAGCCTTAAAAATGCCTTATTTTGGAAGAGTGGATTTTATAGAAACAGGAGAAAAAATTACAGATAACCTATATATTGGCTTAGCCTCAATCATAAATCGAGAACAGTTTGAAATACTTGTTACAGATTGGCGTGCCCCAGCCGCAGGTATGTATTACGACTTTGAAGTAGGGCCAGCATCCTATACAGCACCCGATGGTTTAATTGAAGGTGAGGTAATCTTAAAAAGACAGTTTAAAATAAAAAACGGCAAGTTAGTTTTGGCAGTAGACACTGGTATACGTATAGATGATGAAATATTATTACAAACCCTAAGTAAATCTCGTAATCCGCACATGCAGCAAATAGTCTATTCCATCCAAAGAGAGCAAAATCGAGTAATTAGAGATAGAAGCAGTAGATATTTATGGATTCAAGGCGTTGCGGGTAGTGGCAAAACTTCAATAGCTTTGCATAGAATTGCTTATTTATTATACCATCGTAGTAAACACTTAAAATCAGATAATTTTATTGTGTTCTCTCCTAACCAGGTATTTATAGATTATATTTCAGATGTTTTACCCGAACTAGGTGAGGAAAATGCTCGTCAAATAACCTTTTTTGACTGTGCTGTTAAAACACTAGCTAATTATAACTTGCAAATAGAAGACGTTAGTGAGCAATTAGAGCTACTAATGCAACAAAAACCAAACAAAAGAAAACAGATAGCAAAATATAAAATGAGTCCAGAGTTTATAAAGGTGCTGGATTTATATTTACAGTATCTAAAACAGTTTAAATGGAAATTTAGGAATGTTATTTTTGCCAAACGCAAAGTTTTTACTGCCTCAGATGCAGAGTATTTATTCAATCAAGAGTATGCTCATTTACCTTTAAGTGAGAGAATTGAACAAGTAAAAAATCGAATTGTATTTTTAATTAGTTCAAAGTATAAAAGTGTACATGAAGAAAAACTAAAACAAGCAGTAATAGAAGCGTTTCCTAAAATAAATGCCTTTAGACTTTATAAAAAGCTCTATCATAACCCCCAATTATGGAGTGAAATTGGGGTAAAAGATCTGCCCAAAAAGTTAGATCAACTGTGTAGATATACAGTAGAGAGTTTAAACAAAGGAAAACTGTTATATGAAGATGTAGCTCCCTTAATGTATATGCAGAATTTTATAGAAGGACTCAATATAGATGCAACTGTAAACCATGTGGTAGTAGATGAAGTTCAAGACTACACCTTATTGCAGCTTAGGTTAATTCGAGCAATGTTTGCTGATGCTGATTACACACTTTTAGGAGATATAAATCAAAGTATTCATCCTCTTAATTTTTGGCAACTAGCAGAAGGCAGCAAGTCCTTTACTGAAAACTGCAAAATAGTTGAACTTAACAGATGTTATAGATCAACCATCGAAATAGCTGAATTAGCTAAATTTATATTACCTCAACAAAAGCTCGAAATTATCAAGAGAGAGGGTCAAAAACCCACACTGCATACTATAGCTAAAGATAATCTTATGCCCGAACTTGTAAATCTACTAAGGTCTCTAAGTAAGTATGAGTCTATTGCAGTTATTTGCAAAACCCTTAGTAGGTGTAAAGAAGTTTATAAAGAACTAGAACAGCAGGGTATGCAAGTAAAAATGTTAACAGGTTCTTCACGCAAATTTACCAATGGCGTCACCATATTGCCCTCTTATGTTAGTAAAGGGTTAGAGTTTGATGCAGTTATAGTTTTAGATGCAGATGAAGCTACTTACAACAGTAAAACAGAACGTAGATTATTATATACATTAACTACCAGAGCATTACACGATTTGCACTTTTTTGCACAACAGCCTTTAAGATTATTACAAAAAGCGTTAGCTAATAACTTGTTATGTAAATAA
- a CDS encoding glutamate mutase L, producing the protein MAIDPKNIKSILATDCGSTTTKAILIEFVNGEYRLVKRGEAPTTVEAPFEDVTMGVRNAITEIAELKNEDLKAKGAAVNYLDDKGVITRSRKPNRDEYTGVDLYVSTSSAGGGLQMMVSGVVSSMTAESAERAALGAGAIVMDVIAQNDGRADYQKIQRIRELRPDMILLSGGIDGGTTVHVAELAEMVHAAQPRPRLGIGFKIPIIFAGNKDARPLVDKILGEETDLRIVDNIRPVLEKENLGPARDEIHNLFMEHVMAQAPGYNKLMEWVDNPIMPTPGAVGKLIEETARQNNITIVGVDIGGATTDVFSVFDEIFNRTVSANLGMSYSICNVLNEAGIENLLRWVPLHIEISELRNRIRNKMIRPTTIPQSLEDLVVEQAIAREALRLAFEHHKTLAVGLKGVQTQRDISEAFDQTGSGQTLVNMMHLDMIIGSGGVLSHAPRRVQSVMMMLDAFQPEGVTKLTVDSIFMMPQLGVLSEVHPVAATQVFERDCLIHLGTAIAPVQGANSKVKPGTECVTVSLKRKDGSTDSVSVPFGSIARLDLEVGETASAEIKPARGFDCGKGSGTNITMEVEGGLCGVIIDARGRRPMYLPTEPKERVAKLLEWIEAMNVYPLETLKEYLK; encoded by the coding sequence TTGGCTATAGATCCGAAGAATATTAAGTCTATCTTGGCTACGGACTGCGGTAGTACTACAACAAAAGCAATTCTAATTGAGTTTGTAAATGGTGAGTACCGTTTAGTTAAACGTGGCGAAGCACCAACAACTGTTGAGGCTCCATTTGAAGATGTAACTATGGGTGTTAGGAATGCTATCACTGAGATTGCAGAGCTTAAAAATGAAGACCTTAAAGCTAAAGGTGCTGCTGTAAACTATTTAGACGACAAGGGTGTTATTACACGAAGTCGTAAACCCAACCGAGATGAGTATACAGGTGTTGATTTGTATGTATCTACTAGTTCTGCTGGTGGTGGATTACAAATGATGGTTTCTGGCGTTGTTAGCTCTATGACAGCTGAATCTGCTGAGAGAGCAGCTTTAGGTGCTGGTGCTATTGTAATGGACGTTATTGCTCAGAATGATGGTCGTGCTGATTATCAAAAGATTCAGCGTATCCGTGAGTTACGTCCTGACATGATTTTATTATCTGGAGGTATCGATGGCGGTACTACAGTTCACGTAGCTGAACTTGCAGAAATGGTACATGCTGCGCAGCCTCGCCCTCGTTTAGGTATTGGTTTTAAAATTCCTATTATATTTGCAGGTAATAAAGATGCAAGACCATTGGTAGATAAAATTTTAGGCGAAGAAACAGATTTACGTATTGTAGATAATATTCGTCCTGTATTAGAGAAAGAAAACCTAGGTCCAGCTCGTGACGAAATTCATAATTTATTTATGGAACACGTTATGGCTCAGGCTCCAGGTTATAATAAATTAATGGAATGGGTAGACAACCCAATCATGCCTACACCAGGTGCTGTAGGTAAACTTATCGAAGAAACAGCTCGTCAAAATAACATCACAATTGTTGGTGTAGATATTGGTGGAGCTACCACAGACGTTTTCTCTGTATTCGATGAAATTTTCAACCGTACTGTAAGTGCTAACTTAGGTATGAGTTATAGTATTTGTAACGTATTAAACGAAGCTGGTATTGAGAACTTATTACGTTGGGTTCCATTACACATCGAAATCTCTGAATTACGTAACCGTATTCGTAATAAGATGATTCGTCCAACTACTATTCCTCAATCATTAGAAGATTTAGTAGTTGAACAAGCTATTGCTCGTGAAGCGTTACGTTTAGCTTTTGAACATCACAAGACATTAGCAGTAGGTCTAAAGGGTGTACAAACCCAGCGTGATATTTCTGAAGCGTTTGATCAAACAGGTTCTGGTCAAACATTGGTTAACATGATGCATCTTGATATGATTATTGGTTCAGGTGGTGTATTATCACATGCTCCACGTCGTGTACAATCAGTTATGATGATGTTAGACGCTTTCCAACCAGAGGGTGTTACAAAGTTAACAGTAGATAGTATCTTTATGATGCCTCAGCTTGGTGTATTATCCGAGGTTCATCCTGTTGCTGCTACTCAGGTATTTGAACGTGACTGTCTAATTCACTTAGGTACAGCTATTGCTCCAGTTCAAGGTGCTAACAGTAAAGTTAAGCCTGGTACTGAGTGTGTAACTGTATCATTAAAGCGTAAAGATGGATCTACAGATTCTGTAAGTGTTCCATTTGGTTCAATTGCTCGTTTGGATCTTGAAGTTGGTGAGACCGCTTCTGCAGAGATTAAACCAGCTAGAGGATTTGATTGTGGTAAAGGTTCTGGTACAAACATTACTATGGAAGTTGAAGGCGGATTATGTGGTGTTATTATTGATGCCCGTGGTCGTCGTCCTATGTACTTACCTACTGAGCCAAAAGAGCGTGTTGCTAAGTTGTTAGAGTGGATTGAAGCTATGAACGTATATCCACTTGAAACACTTAAGGAATACTTGAAATAA
- a CDS encoding dUTP diphosphatase, which produces MSKVRGFEKISINQFVKDIKITESHLKTCYANYQVPQRGTAVSAGYDFYALQNITLQPGEQIVVPTGIKAYMQPDEWLAILVRSSHGFKYNLRLMNQVGVIDADYYNNPSNEGHIFVALKNEGNRTWQVKASQAFAQGIFMKYLCVDGENPVSQQRLGGIGSTDRRG; this is translated from the coding sequence ATGAGTAAAGTAAGAGGCTTTGAGAAAATAAGCATTAACCAATTTGTCAAAGATATAAAAATAACCGAATCACATCTTAAAACTTGTTATGCAAATTATCAAGTTCCCCAAAGAGGTACAGCTGTATCAGCTGGTTACGACTTTTATGCCTTGCAAAATATAACGCTACAGCCAGGTGAGCAAATTGTTGTGCCTACTGGTATAAAAGCTTATATGCAACCAGATGAGTGGCTTGCTATATTAGTGAGAAGTAGCCACGGATTTAAATATAATCTGCGATTAATGAATCAAGTTGGAGTCATCGATGCAGATTATTACAATAACCCAAGTAATGAGGGGCACATTTTTGTGGCCTTAAAAAATGAGGGAAACAGAACTTGGCAAGTTAAAGCCTCACAGGCCTTTGCTCAGGGTATATTTATGAAATACTTATGTGTAGATGGAGAAAATCCTGTATCACAGCAACGGTTAGGTGGTATTGGTTCAACAGATCGGAGGGGTTAA
- a CDS encoding ABC transporter ATP-binding protein, which produces MIKLVDINKEYNYGKNNSCKVFSNTDYDMGDNSAVAIRGRSGSGKSTLLSIIAGLDLKYSGDYYFKQKLLSKDRKDMADYRLQHIGIITQNYHLLTDRNVFNNIAFPLQCKKMKRNDILDKVRVTMDLLKLSDLQKKYPSQLSGGQCQRVAIARALVKNPDLILADEPTGALDETSEQEVLKVLSLLIEKGQRIIIATHSQQVADYCSAEYRISNYKLTQVR; this is translated from the coding sequence ATGATAAAATTGGTTGATATTAATAAAGAATATAATTACGGTAAAAATAATAGTTGTAAGGTGTTCAGTAATACTGATTATGACATGGGAGACAATAGCGCAGTTGCTATTAGAGGAAGAAGCGGTTCTGGAAAATCAACTTTACTCAGCATTATAGCAGGATTGGATTTAAAATATTCTGGTGATTATTATTTCAAACAAAAACTACTCAGTAAAGATAGAAAGGATATGGCAGATTACCGCTTACAGCATATAGGTATCATAACTCAGAACTATCATTTGCTAACTGACCGAAATGTATTTAACAATATTGCATTTCCTCTTCAATGTAAAAAGATGAAAAGGAATGATATTTTAGATAAGGTAAGAGTAACTATGGATTTATTAAAACTGAGTGATTTGCAAAAAAAATACCCTAGTCAGCTATCTGGAGGTCAGTGTCAGCGTGTAGCTATAGCTAGAGCTTTAGTTAAAAATCCGGATTTAATACTTGCTGATGAGCCAACGGGGGCTTTAGATGAAACCTCTGAACAAGAGGTCTTAAAGGTTTTATCCTTACTCATAGAGAAAGGTCAACGTATTATAATTGCTACCCATAGTCAGCAAGTAGCTGATTATTGTAGCGCTGAATATAGAATAAGTAACTATAAGCTTACTCAAGTACGTTAA
- a CDS encoding M14 metallopeptidase family protein, with amino-acid sequence MAKNLTCPIDFFGHEMGADRKIARWDKIVEYFFKLESESNKIKVVNMGPSTEGNPFLAVYITAENNLKNLKHYRNISEKIANPNTIVNENINDLIKEGKAVIVQSMSLHASEIGGTQMAPLLAYDLLTKTDEETNSILENVIFIMVPCFNPDGQLMVTDWYNDWLDTEYEGCSMPWLYHKYAGHDNNRDAFALNLIESQYMAQLLFKQWFPQAFQDHHHMGSYGARFYVAPYCDPIRPYADPLIWRELAWYGSHMAYKLEEEGIAGVLSGGQFPGWGHFGYHWLTNHHNIAGMLTESASANLASPKYIEPTLLTGSNSKSFPEYQAQSNFPNPWKGGWWHLSDIVNQQKISAWALLDMAARNKETILKNTYIKAVNQTERGSLDEEYAYLIPAKQHDSKVVKKLIQLLLNQGIEVKTNTADLTVASAVYPEGSYIVFLAQPKMGVIKSLLSKTSYPDNFYTENLNGESMAFDTATDTIAEYMGVTVIPLGNEFEGQFAVVDFVPNTNIIVEEGNCYVFDNRINNSFKALNLLQNKGLKVYRINSSVYVNKELWPAGSFYVECNHSIACEVANLADVSFIKANDIQLQDYHKTELKELKIGLFQRYWGGNTDEGWTRLVLEKYNFKYITIKDNDLPSLNEKIDVLIIPCDEEDVVIDVTKAKSKETKMLLKWFGDTIPPQYRSGIGDHGLQALKDFVQNGGRLVTLDESCNIAIKAFDLKINNIVKEKSSKEYMTHGSTLWVDVNNNHSLAYGMPKKALVFNWDSPIFQVDDRFSAQNYEVYMRYVEKNILQSGQLNGEKLLSGQAAAIKTHHGKGDIILLSVPVHFRAQLEGTFKLLFNTLL; translated from the coding sequence TTGGCAAAAAACTTAACCTGCCCTATTGACTTTTTTGGACATGAAATGGGAGCAGATCGCAAAATAGCACGTTGGGATAAAATTGTAGAATACTTTTTTAAGCTAGAATCAGAGAGTAATAAAATAAAAGTTGTTAATATGGGTCCTTCAACAGAAGGTAATCCATTTTTAGCGGTATATATAACTGCTGAAAATAACCTAAAAAATCTTAAACACTACCGCAATATAAGTGAAAAAATAGCCAACCCCAACACCATAGTTAATGAAAACATTAATGATTTAATTAAAGAGGGTAAGGCCGTAATTGTTCAAAGCATGAGCCTGCATGCATCAGAGATTGGAGGCACCCAAATGGCACCTTTACTTGCCTATGATTTGCTTACCAAAACAGATGAAGAGACTAACAGCATTTTAGAGAATGTAATATTTATAATGGTACCTTGTTTTAATCCAGATGGTCAGCTAATGGTTACTGATTGGTATAATGATTGGCTTGATACAGAGTATGAGGGTTGTAGCATGCCATGGCTTTACCATAAATATGCAGGTCATGATAATAACCGTGATGCCTTTGCCTTAAATCTTATAGAATCACAGTATATGGCTCAACTATTGTTTAAACAATGGTTTCCACAGGCATTTCAAGATCACCACCATATGGGTAGTTATGGGGCTCGCTTTTACGTGGCACCTTATTGTGATCCAATACGCCCTTATGCAGACCCCTTAATCTGGAGAGAACTAGCTTGGTATGGCTCTCATATGGCCTATAAACTAGAAGAAGAAGGTATTGCTGGGGTTTTAAGTGGAGGTCAATTCCCTGGCTGGGGTCACTTTGGCTACCATTGGCTTACTAACCATCACAATATAGCAGGCATGTTAACCGAGTCTGCAAGTGCCAATTTGGCAAGCCCTAAATACATAGAGCCAACACTTTTAACCGGCAGTAATAGCAAGTCGTTTCCAGAGTACCAAGCTCAAAGTAACTTTCCTAACCCTTGGAAAGGTGGTTGGTGGCATTTAAGTGATATAGTTAACCAGCAAAAAATATCCGCTTGGGCTTTATTAGATATGGCTGCCCGTAACAAAGAAACAATACTTAAAAATACCTATATAAAGGCTGTAAATCAAACTGAGAGAGGCTCTTTAGACGAAGAGTATGCTTATTTAATACCAGCTAAACAACATGATAGTAAAGTAGTTAAAAAGCTTATTCAACTGCTATTAAACCAAGGAATTGAGGTCAAAACAAATACAGCAGATTTAACAGTAGCAAGTGCAGTTTATCCTGAGGGTTCATATATTGTATTTTTAGCTCAACCCAAAATGGGGGTTATAAAAAGCCTGTTAAGTAAAACCAGTTATCCAGATAATTTTTATACCGAAAATTTAAATGGAGAGTCTATGGCTTTTGATACAGCCACTGATACAATAGCAGAGTATATGGGAGTTACAGTGATTCCACTAGGTAATGAGTTTGAAGGGCAGTTTGCAGTAGTGGATTTTGTACCAAATACCAATATTATTGTAGAAGAGGGCAACTGTTACGTTTTTGATAACCGAATTAATAATAGCTTTAAGGCACTTAACTTGTTGCAAAATAAGGGTCTTAAGGTATATCGAATAAACAGCAGTGTATATGTAAACAAAGAGCTTTGGCCTGCTGGTAGCTTTTATGTTGAGTGTAATCATAGTATTGCTTGTGAGGTGGCAAATTTAGCAGATGTAAGCTTTATAAAAGCTAATGATATACAATTACAAGACTATCATAAAACAGAGCTTAAAGAGCTAAAAATAGGCTTGTTCCAGCGCTATTGGGGTGGCAACACCGATGAGGGGTGGACCCGTTTAGTATTAGAGAAATATAACTTTAAATATATCACTATAAAAGACAATGACTTACCAAGCCTTAACGAAAAAATAGATGTGTTGATTATTCCTTGTGACGAAGAAGACGTTGTTATAGATGTTACAAAAGCCAAATCTAAAGAAACTAAAATGTTGTTGAAATGGTTTGGTGATACTATACCACCACAGTATCGAAGTGGTATTGGTGATCATGGTTTGCAAGCCTTAAAAGACTTTGTGCAAAATGGTGGTAGATTAGTTACGCTAGATGAATCTTGTAATATTGCTATTAAAGCCTTTGATCTAAAGATTAATAATATTGTAAAAGAAAAATCTTCAAAAGAATATATGACTCATGGCTCAACACTTTGGGTAGACGTAAATAATAATCATAGCTTAGCGTATGGCATGCCTAAAAAAGCCCTTGTATTTAATTGGGATAGTCCTATTTTTCAAGTAGATGATCGCTTTAGCGCCCAAAACTATGAGGTATATATGAGGTATGTAGAAAAAAACATTCTTCAAAGTGGACAATTAAATGGCGAAAAACTATTGTCAGGTCAGGCAGCTGCTATTAAAACTCATCATGGCAAAGGTGATATTATTCTTTTATCAGTTCCAGTTCATTTTAGAGCTCAGCTTGAGGGTACATTTAAATTGTTATTTAACACATTACTTTAA